From Rhodococcus sp. B7740, one genomic window encodes:
- a CDS encoding response regulator: MNCPRPDAGSARLDELFPGDNATDARFRELDWAATELGPVDQWPQELITAIRTVMPSTIPMLIWWGPHLVQIFNHTYTDFLGDKFPAAAAQPAKVCWAEIWDEIGELARQVVDGGTAVHGARQRFMMNRYGFLEETYFTFSYSPIHGPGRAVLGVFVATSEVTQQVLGDRRMQALLSLGTLTGIDTDGAEDICRAAVGALAAEASEFPLVSGYLREGMNADGRVECVVTGGDVGYERSTWECADLAQVADGAVAVATVRVDGNVPRAVVVPLTMAGRVQPVGALLIGVSSHRVIDEAFTSFCGVVAERVSTALTASQAFEMERQRVVALAEADAAKTRLLETVGHEFRTPLTLLAGPLDSVRESASSQLSEPDRHSLDVVHRASVRLRRLVDDLMDVVSADAGRLEARLEPTDLTAVTRDCATLFATVASDRGLDLEVDTSEDVVVLSDGEMWSKIVFNLVANAIKYTPTGRVSVRLRAETDTVRLVIADTGLGIPEDDLSRIFDRFHRVEHAGARSIEGFGIGLALVSDLLTALNGHVDVDSEVGIGSTFTVVVPRVPVEAAVPVDRPATPTDSVSAIFVAHESTQATPDRADILLVEDNVDMRNYLLRLLTEEGWSVATAGDIETALDLARSTPPGIVLTDVMLPGRSGLDLVDEIRRDTGLQRVPVILLTARAGTDFVLDGLGRGADDYIVKPFHDRELVARVRVHHELSRMREQILAESDNQASTLRTALDTRGTIGRAVGILMSVYRIDEDAAFTQLTELSQNSNRKTRDLATMIVDDFTAGLDRERQ, translated from the coding sequence TCGACGATTCCGATGCTGATCTGGTGGGGTCCTCACCTGGTGCAGATCTTCAACCACACGTACACCGACTTCCTCGGGGACAAGTTCCCCGCGGCCGCAGCGCAGCCGGCCAAGGTCTGTTGGGCGGAGATCTGGGACGAGATCGGAGAGTTGGCCCGACAGGTCGTCGACGGCGGCACGGCAGTGCACGGTGCTCGCCAACGGTTCATGATGAACCGGTACGGATTCCTCGAAGAGACGTACTTCACTTTCTCCTACAGCCCGATCCACGGTCCCGGGCGCGCGGTCCTCGGCGTGTTCGTCGCCACGTCGGAGGTCACCCAGCAGGTGCTCGGTGACCGTCGTATGCAGGCGTTGCTGAGCCTGGGGACGCTGACCGGCATCGACACCGACGGTGCCGAGGACATCTGCCGGGCGGCCGTGGGTGCGCTCGCGGCCGAAGCATCGGAGTTTCCGCTCGTCTCCGGTTACCTACGCGAAGGCATGAATGCGGACGGCCGCGTCGAGTGTGTCGTGACCGGCGGCGACGTCGGCTACGAGCGCTCGACGTGGGAGTGCGCCGATCTCGCCCAGGTCGCCGACGGCGCAGTGGCCGTGGCGACGGTCCGCGTGGACGGCAACGTTCCTCGGGCCGTCGTCGTGCCGTTGACGATGGCAGGCCGTGTGCAGCCGGTCGGTGCGCTGCTGATCGGGGTGAGCAGCCACCGAGTGATCGACGAGGCCTTCACCTCGTTCTGTGGCGTCGTGGCCGAACGCGTATCGACTGCGCTGACCGCCTCCCAGGCCTTCGAGATGGAGCGGCAACGCGTCGTGGCGCTGGCCGAGGCCGATGCGGCGAAGACGCGGCTGCTCGAAACCGTTGGGCACGAATTCCGAACACCGCTGACCCTTCTCGCCGGTCCGCTGGACTCGGTACGCGAGAGTGCTTCCTCGCAGTTGAGCGAACCCGATCGGCACTCCCTCGACGTGGTCCACCGCGCATCGGTACGACTGCGCCGACTCGTCGACGATCTGATGGATGTCGTCAGCGCCGACGCGGGCCGACTCGAGGCCCGTCTCGAACCCACCGATCTCACGGCGGTGACGCGTGACTGCGCAACGCTGTTCGCGACGGTGGCGTCGGACCGCGGTCTCGACCTGGAAGTCGATACGTCCGAGGACGTCGTCGTGCTCAGCGACGGCGAGATGTGGTCGAAGATCGTGTTCAACCTCGTCGCGAACGCCATCAAGTACACCCCCACAGGCCGGGTGTCGGTGCGTCTGAGGGCCGAGACCGACACCGTTCGGCTCGTGATCGCCGATACCGGGCTGGGAATCCCCGAAGACGATCTGTCGCGCATCTTCGATCGATTCCACCGGGTCGAGCACGCGGGAGCGCGCAGTATCGAAGGGTTCGGCATCGGGCTCGCGCTGGTATCGGACCTGCTCACAGCCCTGAACGGGCATGTGGATGTCGACAGCGAGGTGGGCATCGGGAGCACGTTCACCGTGGTCGTGCCCCGGGTGCCGGTCGAGGCCGCGGTGCCCGTCGACCGTCCGGCAACACCGACCGATTCGGTGTCGGCGATCTTCGTGGCCCACGAATCGACGCAGGCGACGCCCGATCGAGCGGACATTCTGCTCGTCGAGGACAACGTCGACATGCGCAACTACCTGCTGAGGCTGCTGACCGAGGAAGGGTGGTCGGTCGCCACCGCAGGCGACATCGAGACCGCACTCGATCTGGCACGGTCGACGCCGCCGGGCATCGTGCTCACCGACGTCATGCTCCCCGGGCGCAGCGGACTGGACCTGGTCGACGAGATCCGCCGCGACACCGGTCTGCAGCGTGTGCCCGTGATACTGCTGACCGCGCGAGCGGGAACGGACTTCGTGCTCGACGGCCTGGGCCGCGGGGCCGACGACTACATCGTCAAACCGTTCCACGATCGAGAACTCGTGGCCCGTGTGCGGGTACACCACGAACTCTCCCGTATGCGCGAACAGATCCTCGCCGAAAGTGACAACCAGGCCTCGACGCTGCGCACTGCCCTCGACACCCGCGGAACGATCGGCCGGGCAGTGGGAATTCTGATGTCGGTCTACCGCATCGACGAAGATGCCGCGTTCACCCAGCTGACCGAACTGTCGCAGAACTCCAACCGAAAGACCCGCGACCTGGCAACCATGATCGTCGACGACTTCACCGCCGGGCTCGACCGAGAGCGTCAGTGA
- a CDS encoding DUF5313 family protein, producing the protein MNARPTRTRPPLGQWLGYAVLGRKLPDEFQGWVRRDLVGPGATPRHILRSMIPFLPIFIGFFVLFPGAIWLRASMVLLSLLLALFYTAAYMDQNRARRLEIHGLPADLKSEKKTAEMERERENYRRNH; encoded by the coding sequence GTGAACGCTCGCCCGACCCGCACCCGTCCGCCCCTCGGCCAATGGCTGGGCTACGCCGTCCTAGGCCGCAAACTCCCCGACGAATTCCAGGGCTGGGTCCGACGCGACCTCGTCGGTCCGGGAGCGACGCCGCGTCACATCCTGCGCTCGATGATTCCGTTCCTGCCGATCTTCATCGGATTTTTCGTCCTGTTCCCAGGAGCGATCTGGCTACGCGCCTCGATGGTGTTGCTCAGCCTGCTGCTCGCGCTGTTCTACACGGCGGCGTACATGGACCAGAACCGTGCCCGACGCCTGGAAATCCACGGGCTCCCGGCCGATCTGAAGAGCGAGAAGAAGACGGCCGAAATGGAACGGGAACGCGAGAATTACCGCCGCAATCACTGA
- a CDS encoding MarR family winged helix-turn-helix transcriptional regulator: MATAEDPLALDRQVCFALAVANRAVLSVYRPLLEPMGLTHPQYLVMLALWGESPMSVKAIGSALQLDSPTLSPLLKRLESMGLLTRNRSVEDERVLLVALTPAGAALRKKAEKIPPAVVAKLGASLAELDELRRVLTRVNDAAIAAGALS; the protein is encoded by the coding sequence GTGGCCACCGCCGAAGATCCACTCGCACTCGATCGACAGGTCTGCTTTGCACTCGCCGTCGCCAACCGTGCCGTGCTGTCGGTGTATCGGCCCCTGCTCGAGCCGATGGGACTGACGCATCCGCAGTATCTGGTGATGCTGGCGCTGTGGGGCGAGTCGCCGATGTCGGTCAAAGCCATCGGATCGGCACTGCAGCTCGACTCCCCCACCCTGTCGCCGCTTCTCAAGCGTCTGGAGTCGATGGGGTTGCTCACCCGCAATCGAAGCGTCGAGGACGAGCGCGTTCTGCTCGTCGCGCTCACCCCGGCCGGGGCCGCACTCCGCAAGAAGGCCGAGAAAATTCCACCCGCCGTCGTGGCGAAGCTCGGCGCGTCGCTCGCTGAGCTCGACGAACTGCGACGCGTCCTCACCCGCGTCAACGACGCGGCCATCGCAGCAGGAGCACTGTCGTGA